Part of the Janibacter endophyticus genome is shown below.
ACCTCGTCGAGCCGGAGTGGCCCGAGCGGAACCCGTCGACGTGGGGTGGCTGGTCGCCGCTGCGGGGAGAGCACCTCCCGGGCACGGCGATCTTCGTGTGCCGGCGGCCGTAGATCACGGCCGCCGGCACACGAGGGTCTCTCTCAGTCTCGGTGGATGTCCGACCGGCGACGGGTCGGCTCGTCGTCCGAGTCGAAGACGTTGAGCTCGCGGGTGTCGTCCGAGCGGGTCACCTCGTCGCGGTCGCCATCCTTCGTGCGAGCGCCACCGAGGAAGTGCAGGAGGAGGCCGCCGGCGAGAGCAAGCAGACCGAGAACCCCGGCGCCGAGCGGCACGGCCTTGCCGATGAGGGCGAGTCGACTGCCACTGTCCTTGGCCGACTCCACGTTCGCGGCGACGGTCTCCTCCGTGAACTCGAATTTGAGGTCGACCACTGTCTGACCGTCAGGCATCTTCTGGACCAGGTGCTGCTCCTGGTCCTGGATCGCGCCGGTCACCGGGTCGATCCACATCGTCTTCGTGGTGTCGTACTTGCCGGGTTCGCCGCCGATCTCGATGTCGCCGTCTTCGACGGTGTACTGGAACTTGTAGGTCTCGAGGCCGTCAATTTCCTCGACCCCCTCGAACGTGGTGTCGATCGCCTTCCCCACGTAGCTGTCCCAGAAGGGGTAGGTCTTCTGCTCAACGTCGAACGGGAACTTGTTGATCAGCCCCGACTTCTCCTCGGCGTCAGCCGGGAGGCCTTCGGCGTCGTTCACGGCCATCCCAGTCCGACGATCCGTAGCAAAGACGTCGGTCCCGGCGGACACCAGGCGGTCGTCCGGGTCCTCGGCCGAAACACAGTCGGGCGCGTTGCCGTCCGGGTCCCGGACCAGGCAGGAGGAGTTGTGGAACACCACGACATCCTTTGTGGATGCCTCAGCGTCAGCCAGGGTGGTGCTAGATGCCTTGACGGGGGTCTGAACCAGCTCGTCCCCGTCATAGAGACCGGCAGTCCCTGCCAGACGAGTCACCGAGTTCGTGTCCAGCGGGGTCCGCTTTACCTGGCTGGAGGCGTAGAAGGTCGCCAGCAGGGACAGGACGATCAGAAAGGCTCCGACGAACACGAGCACCTTGGTCAACACACTGCGCACTGGGCGGTCTCCT
Proteins encoded:
- a CDS encoding DUF3068 domain-containing protein: MLTKVLVFVGAFLIVLSLLATFYASSQVKRTPLDTNSVTRLAGTAGLYDGDELVQTPVKASSTTLADAEASTKDVVVFHNSSCLVRDPDGNAPDCVSAEDPDDRLVSAGTDVFATDRRTGMAVNDAEGLPADAEEKSGLINKFPFDVEQKTYPFWDSYVGKAIDTTFEGVEEIDGLETYKFQYTVEDGDIEIGGEPGKYDTTKTMWIDPVTGAIQDQEQHLVQKMPDGQTVVDLKFEFTEETVAANVESAKDSGSRLALIGKAVPLGAGVLGLLALAGGLLLHFLGGARTKDGDRDEVTRSDDTRELNVFDSDDEPTRRRSDIHRD